tcaagtttgacttcaaagcaagcaataatcaggcagagtatgaagctataattgcaggtttgaaaTTGGCGATTGAGATGGGGGTTaagagcataatgattaaaacagactctcaaatagtttccaggcaaattcagggtgaatatcaggcgagggatgcacagctggctaagtatttattgaaggctcagggattgataaagcagataggcgcggtgcaggtcaattatgttccgcgggaggaaaatacaagggcggatattctgtcaaagttagcaagcaccaagaagccgggaaaCAATAAGTCAGTCATCCAGGAAGTTTTGAGCAACCCGAGTATTGAAGAggatgagacaatgatggtgttaacttTATCAGATTCAGATTGGATGGGGCGTATCAAAAAGTGTTTGGAGACAGAGGGTCCAGATGTGTTGACATTttctaaggatcaaattcgtgaggcaagtcgttacacattgttgggagatcaattgtacagaagagggattggagtgcctttattgagatgtgtttctaaagatgaggcggaaagaatcatgtttgaggTTCATGAAGGTGTCTGTGCAAGTCATGTGGGGGGcagatctttggcggcgaaagtgctcagagcagggttttattggccaactttacgaggggaCTGTATGGAATACGTGAAGAAGTGTGataaatgtcaaatttatgtagatttacataaggcgccgcctgaaactcttagctcaatgagttcatcgtggccatttgcaatgtggggagtggatattctgggaccgttcactccagcaggttctcagatcagatttattttggttGCAGTGGACTATTTTATTAAGTGGATTaaggcggaatcaatggcgaaaataacagcagaaaaagttaaaaagttttattggagaaaattggtttgcagatttggcgttccagcaactatcgtctcagacaatggaacacagttcactagcaggagtgtgaaggatttttgtgcagaaatgggaattgagatgcgCTTCACCTCAGTTGAGCATCCTCAGACAAATGGTCAGGTGGAGTCAGCAAATAAAGTCATTCTTaatggaattagaaagcgtctAGGTGAAGCTAAATGATTGTGGGCAGAAGAGTTAATCAcggtcatttgggcgtacaatactactcctcaatcaactactggcgaatcgccttttaagttgacttacggggtagatgcTATGATCCCAGCAGAATTGCAAGATATAACTTTCAGGGTGGCTACTTATAATGAAGAGCAGAACGACTTGAATAGATTGGTGgatctcaatttagcagaggaaacgcaagcagaagttcgtttgaggcaagcaatggtaaaacagaggtcggaaaggcgatacaattctagagtggttccgaggcaaatgaaagttggagatttggttctgcgtaggaaggcgaaggggcctgatgattcgaagttatcacctaattgggaaggaccttacaggattctgcgaGAGCTTGGTCAGGGGGTGTATAatttggaggagttatcggggcgaaggatcccaagggcttggaatgcacagcatctccgttactattacagttgaagtgcagggtgATTCGTTCAGTTTGTTTAATGTTGTTCAGTTTGGTTCGGTGTATGTTTCTCCAAGATCatgtttcgttgtttcagtttgtaTGTGTTGAAGTCTATGTTTGTTGGTTGTATCGTTTAAGACTAcgtttgttgtgtaagactaaatttgatgcactcttttctctaccccaggcgggagagtttttaacgaggcatcaattatttaatgaataacaggtatgcactcttttctctaccccagacgggagagtttttaacgaggcataaccttttttaaaatgatcaagggtgtatcattttacttatttcttttacccatagcggaaacttatcaactaaggtctatcaattgggcgacgtcagacaattgagaaaaaagtaagtctcttaaaacaagagcattcgaccacgaattcataagcacagtcttaaattggatttaagcttgtccaaattaagcacaagtctccacgcgagcatactaatgaaatcaaatattttgactttgatttccatgaataataACTATGtcgaaaatgaaaatttgactaagttatgtacacaaaggccttatgattccaaagtagttgattaagtttaaactttacaACATTTAAAGAGATTCATTCAAGAGTATTTTACTGTGTACAGTAAAATGTGTGGGTAAAGTACTCCACTAAATGACGAAGGCGGACTGACTTtggtgaaaggttagtaaatgtTATTTTTGTTAAGTTATATTTTGAAGTTATATGATAACTTGAATAATTTAGTAAAGTTATGTTCAGTTATAGAATTAGTGATTGTGATAGTTATATTTTGAAGTTATATGATGACTTGAATAATTTACTGGAGTCATGAAGTTTTAGGTTTTGGCGACACAATTATAACATGTTTGGGTTTTTAGGCGAAACAATTAGAATATGAGGCATTCATGTAATGTTGAAGGGAAATTCATTACGATAAGGGAAAAGTTCAGTACATGAaagcaaagaaaacaaatagaCAAAGATTAAAGAGACCGGAGGTCTTTTACATAATTTGCTAAAAAGGAAAAGGGAACAAGACTTGTCACTAATggttttctccttctccttctttggtgtTGACATTCTCTTCTTCattcttgtcttcttcttcttcttcttcttcttcttcttcttcttcttcttcttcttcttcttcttcctcttctcctttccCATCCGCGTTATCCGGGCTGATCAGTTTTCCATCCACGATACGAGCATAAGGGTTTGAGCCCTCCAAGTTGATCGCCAGGTCAGGATTGAGAAAGGAGATTTGGCTTAGTGCTTTGGCGAAGCCAGCCTCAAATTGATCCAAAACAGAACATTGCAGTTCAGcaatttctgttttcattttagaaTTCTCGTCCAGAGTTTGGTTGTGAACAGTGGTAATCTGGGCGAGGTCAGCTTTCACCTTGTCATTTTCCTCAGTCAGTGTCTGAACAGAAGCTTTGTGATCTTCAACAGTCTTCTTCGCATTCGCAATCTCTACAGCCAAATCAGCAGCTTTTTTCTCATTGGCTTTGTTGGATTTATCTAACAACTTCAATGTTGCTTTCAACTtcccaatttctttttctttttcttcaacaagTTTGGCATTGGCGAGGCCATCGAATCCGTTAGATTCTAAGTCAATCATCTTGGCGATTGCAGCAATCTCTAAACCTTTGGTCATCATAGCTTGACAGGCCTCTTTTAAACccatcttcctcatcttctcaCGATCAGCCTCAAAAACCAAGTTCGTTTTCACCAAAGGGTTGAAATCTATCTTTGAATCCCACAGTGAAGTTACTTCATTGGAGGTTAGTTCTTCAAATTCCTTCAACAAGTTTTTCCAGCAAACAGTCTGAGCGCTTGAGGAGCAGCCTTTATTCGCCCCTGGCGAATCATTTTTGTTCATGAATTGTTCCAAAGAAGTCTGGTTCGAAGCTTTATTCTTCTGAGAGGCAGGTTCttcattccttttctttttcttagtgGGGCGACCAACTTCAGTGCCAGAATGGCTGGTGTCTTGGTCGGCAACAGACTTTGAGGGATTCCTTTTTTCACGGGCGGCTTGTTGTTCACGGCGAAAGCGGAGGAGGTCTTCTTCAGTAAGTCGAGCCATTTTCCCTGCAATAAGATAGTGGTGTTAGAATATAAGAAGATTTTTATATAAAGAGGAAAGGTAAAATGCATAATGAGATGCCTTACCAATGTATTTACCCACTTCATTCTTAGAAAGAGCGGCCATAAAATCTGCAAGGTTCAATCCTAAGCCAGATAAAAGTTGGCAATCTactaattcttctttagtcaaGGCATCCTCGGGAATTTTGATGATGCCTTCATATTGGTTCGTCCAGTAGAACGGAAATCGGGACTCCCGTCATCACGGAGTTTGAAAAATTTTCCTTTGAAGTGTTTATAGTGGCTTTTGAATAAAGTGAATAGCCCTAGACCCCTAGCAGTGGCAAGCGAAACATATTCACCTCTAACGTTTCGCCCGCATGtttcaaaaaagtaaaaaaaacttattactgGTGGGTTCGATTTTTAGAGTTAGGCATAAAATTTCAAAGGCTTTTAAATACGCCCACGCATTGCCATGAAGTTGGGTAGGAGCTACATTCAGAAGGGTTAAAACGGAACAAGTGAAATCAGAGAAAGGCAGAGTGTACTTCAAAtcggaaaataagttttcaaagagATAGGTGAAGTTTCGCCCCTGATTATCTGGCCCCCCAAAACAACACGGCTCATAAGGGGCGCAGGGAATTATGTCCAAATGTGCATCTAAGCCATCTTTCCTAAAGTTGTATTTAGTGACTAAATCTATAATAGCTTTTGGAGTACAGTATTTAGAgaattgttttttgattttactaGCCACCCATAGGGAATCGGCGATAGGTGGGACATTAGGAGTAGAAGCCTCTTTACGGGTGCGTTTAGAAACCATTTTCAGAGTGTCCTGAAAGTGAAAGGTTTAGAAGTAAGATGAAGATGGAATAGAGtataagtttttagtttataaTGCAAGGTTTATGCAGTGTTTCTGGGTAGAGAGAGAGTCATGGATGTTAAAGATAGGAACTTTTATGCGCAAGTTCATGAGAAAGTatgaaataaagaagaaaagagaagaagattgtTACCTGAGAGAAAGTTTGGAACTTCAAAGACTGCTGGGATGGTTGATGAGTGAATGCAGGAAATAGGAAAGCGGGTTTGGCAGAGAAGAAACAGGGTGtgggttttgtttttgaaaagaaTATGGGTAGTAAGGAATTGCAGGTAAGTGATGAGAAGGGTAGAAAAGGGGGCTTTATATAGAGAAGGAAGGAGGGGTGAAAGGGTGAGATGAAAAGGTACATTAATTACAGATGAGTGGACGCGTGCTTACATATGGATATTCAAGAGTCAGGTTTGATGTTCATATTAAAAGAGGACACGTCGATCAGGGATTTGAATTTAAACGGACGTGATTCATTGTAAAGTCAAGTGGAAAGGACATTTTAGTCCGGCAGTCATGACGTTTTAGGAGTCACTGGAACGGTACAACCTTTTGtgtttgaatttattttatgtGCTTTTAATCGTATTTATTTTCATGATGGTAATTATGTCAGTGGGATTTAAGGACGCGGTAATGCCGCGGCTCAAGTTCCAAAATATTTGTGGATATCTGTTGATGTAATTGTAGCAGGAAAAGCAATGATGATTCTTGCCACAGTGAGGGCGTAGCAGGTAATAGGCTCAGAGATTTGACAGGTTAGGTTGAACAcgcaagaaaagaagaagaggaaagagCTGGTCTGACGtggttattattatttacttttaCTCAAATGAACATATGTTATGATTTATGCGCCCATTTTAATTGCATCATGAGGGTTTTAATGGATGAGGGCTTATTAAAGACACATTCGCCTTATACTAAGCCTTAGTGTCTTGAGGGCTTGTGGTCTGGTATAGGGCGGATCAATGTATTTAATAATTGGGCTGAACAAATTATGTATcaaatgggccgggtaacccatgatccaaccggatcaaaacccaagctataaataaaagaggaccgcccaagcggaggatcctatcatttcacgcattttactCACTTTGTTTACTTTCGCTTGCTTTCTGtggttctataccggaacaaAACCCAATAAGAGCTACAAGTAGAGAGATTCTTCCAAGCCTCAAACAACCTTAAGTAGTTTGTCTCAAAAAAACATAGCGAGAACAAAGGTCAACAACTATAGAAAAAAACCCATCAAAACGTCATGGCTTCAATTCAAGCCACTAGAGGAGAGAGACCTACATCGTAGTTGAAGATGCAACATTGAGAATCTCTCCATCATTGTCAAAACCAAAACATGCTACCCCTCGTATTTGATACTGCAACATCTAAATTGAGTTTCATCACACCTGCAACATGTCAAGGTTAAGGTGTTGCAACAATTTGTCTAGGTCAAGGAACAATGCGCAACTTCTGTTAACAACAAAGCGCAACAACCTTACCCACAAGGCCACAGACCTCTCCATAGACCAACAAAAGTATCATTAGGAAATTTAATTATACTTAAGCAAAAATATCATCAAGTCCATCCTCGTAAGCAGCTATGAACCATCATCCTaacaataatttaaaaatatcacACATCATCCTAACAACAATTTAAACGAATGAAAATAATACTCTTGATGAAGAAGCTATGGTATGTATGTAAGCCACGAGTAGGTCGCAGGCTTTAAGCCGAAATTGTTGagtaagaaaaatatttattctAAAAGTTATAAACTCATAGTGTTCACACAATTTCTAGAATATATTCAAAATTGAAACTTGAATGAAAAGTATACAAGTTCTTTTTAGCACAAGACCATTAAACTCGTGTGTGtttgaaaaatcaaaagaaacaaaatgagAAGAGCAAAAACATAAtatttactgaaaattattaattatgaacaccaattttatttatttattttgtatttgattggtttttactttttagtctGACCTCACCCTCACTTATGTATACAAatttgtgttaatttttttatgtgaaCAAAAATAGTTATATAATAAAGTTAAAACTAAATAATAAGGGGTTGTCAAAAGCTAATTTGTCATAAATACATTAATGTGtcattatataatttatattaatgtgtgattatataatttatattgaAATCTCTGTGGTGTAATATAAGGAAAAGTATTTTGTGAAATAAATGAAtgttatttgttttttgaaatataAATGAATGttattaaagaaagaaaaatagtaTTTGTTTACTGTAGTGTGTGGTATAAATAaagtgaaacaaacacaaacacaaacacaaacacaaacacagaCGAGAGATATGGCCGGAAAAATGATGCACGCGGTTCAGTACGATGCTTATGGCGGAGGTGCCGCCGGATTGAAGGTTTGATCTGATTCTGATAAtctcttttgttttgttttgttttgttttgtgtttgCTTAATGACTTGAATTATTAACCTAATCGCAGCATGTTGAAGTTCCCGTTCCCAGTCCGAAGAAAAACGAGGTTTTGCTGAGATTGGAAGCTGCTAGCATCAACCCTGTTGATTGGAAGATCCAGAAGGGTGTTCTGCGCCCTTTATTTTTACCTCGAAGCTTTCCCCACATACCTTGTATGGAGTAGATAGATTCAATAGATTGTAGTCTGTCTAGTGATTGACTATAACATGattctttcatttcattttcatttggaATCAGGCACTGATGTAGCTGGAGAGGTAGCAGAGGTTGGACCTCAAGTCAAAGATTTCAAAGTTGGAGATAAAGTCATTGCTAAACTCTCCACTCAagtaattcaattcaattctcTTTCATTTTCCCTTTCTGCCATTTCTTTTCCTTCACTTCCTGTTCTTTGCTTATCTGTACTAAATGGGAGGGAATAATCTCTCATAGTATTAGTAGGGGACTTGATCCCTCTTTGGTGACAGATCTCCATTATccaaaatattttatgttaacCATCAAATATCCAttatttgttgtttattttggATGACAGTATGGAGGTGGACTGGCTGAGTTTGCTGTGGCCAGTGAGACCTTAACAGCTGCAAGACCATCTCAAGTCTCACCTGCTGAAGCTGCCGGTTTGCCTATTGCTGGACTCACAGCTCGTGATGCCCTCACTCAAATTGCTGGAGTCAAGCTTCATGAGACTGGCCAGCCCAAGAACATTTTAGTCACTGCTGCTTCAGGTGGTGTTGGTTCATATGCTGTTCAACTTGCAAAACTAGGGAACAACCATGTCACAGCCACTTGTGGAGCTCGTAATATTGACTTTGTTAAGGGCTTAGGTGCTGATGAGGTTCTTGACTACAAGACTCCAGAAGGGGCAGCACTGAGGAGTCCATCTGGTAGGAAATATGATGCAGTTATACATTGCACAACTGGAATACCTTGGTCCACTTTTGATCCTATTTTGACTGAAAGAGGGGTTGTGGTTGATTTAACACCCAATGGAAGTTCTTTTATGACTTTCGCCCTGAAGAAACTTACTTTTTCTAAGAAGCAGCTGGTGCCATTTTTCGTGACTGTCAAGCGTGAGGGTCTGGAATATCTAACTCAACTGGTGAAGGATGGGAAACTCAAGACAATAATTGACTCTAAGTTTCCTTTGAGCAAAGCTGAAGATGCCTGGGCTAAGAGCATTGATGGCCATGCTACTGGAAAAATCATCGTGGAGCCATAGGTGCAGTATGCTTGGAGTTGTTGTATTTCTAGTTTCAAAATATCTGCACAAGGTTTTGTATAAGCTCTTGTAGAAATGAATAACCTTGCGTGTGTCGTGTGCTGTAAGGATTTTAAGTTCATATTTGTTGTCTTTTTAAACTCAACCTCGTTTATATATGATAAGATAAAATGCTTTATTGGGAAACTTTTTATCATTTCCTATTAGTTTCTGAAACCCGTGTGTAAAGATCGCGAATTCATAGAACAACTCTATGGTAGTGAATGCTAGCAGCCTAGCATTTGACCATCATATAATGAGCAATGGAATGGATCCTCTAGAGTTCAAGATGTAACTGCAGCGTGTGCTGCATTTTAAGCATGGGTGAAAAATATCTCAACTTGtacttttaaattaatttatcattgaaaataaaaatatgtaatgGTTCAGATCTCATGCAGTTTGTTAAACTGCAGAGGGTCAGAATCCAATGAGCAATAGGCATTCTACATTCTGATTGCGTATTTTTTTCTTGAACATTCATGAGGTtgagttgaagacaaaaataaagctaaTTTGACTTTTATTTAGGCGGTGATAGTTTTCACCTATTATTTTGTTCTTGCATTAGTATGTAACAAGAAGAAACAGTTAATCTCTGGTGGCACTCTTAGCACTTTGCACTTTGTTTACTGTTTAGTTGGCTTTCATGTCAGTTGTGCTCTTTATTCGGTATTTTAGttatatttttctatttggGTTAGACCTAACTCTACACTAGAAATTAACTCATGATGAGGTGATAATTGCGTCAAGCTTTTATAAGTTCTACTCTGGGTATTTTCTTTTCGATGTTAGATCTCAACAGATTAGATAGTTGCCTCCTTATCTTAACATCTTTATCAACAAACAGAGGCAGGCATCTTGCTTGAAAGAAAAGTAACAGATGGAGGtaaaatttatttcaaattttaaatttacaatTAGTTTTGTTGCTTGTGACTGAATAGGTGCAGTTTGCTTGGAGTTGTATTTCTAGTTTCCAAATATCTGTACAAGGTTCCTGGAAGCTCTTGTAGAAATGAATAACCTGTCATGTATCATACATATACTTTGAGGATTTTAAGttcacatttgttgttgttttacTCTCAAGCTTGTTTAATATGATAAGATAAAATGCTTTATTAGGCAACTCTTTATCATTTCCTATTAGTTTTTGACTTTTTAGGAAAGGGGTTATGATAAACCCTGTGTGGATAGAGTATGGATTCATAGAAGAACTATAGGGTAAATGAATGCTAGCAGCCTAACACTGAACCATCATATAATGAGCAATAAGTATTCTACATTCTGATTGGGTATTTTTCTTGAAAATTTATTAGGTGTATAGAAGACAAAATTAAGCTAATTTGACTTTTGTTTAGATGCTGATAATTGTTATCTGTTTTTTGTTATTGCAAGTAATCATTGCAGGCACTGAAGGAACTTATTACAGTTTTTACTCTAATGTTTAGTTGGCATTCATGATAGTTGCTCTTTATTTTGTAAGATAAGCTCTATTTTAACCATATTTTAGTTGATGGCAGATCTCCTTTGATCTAACATCTCTCTCATATTACAAGCAGAGAGCCAGAGACAGGCATCTCttaaagcaaaataaaagatggaggtaaaatttatttcaaaatttaaaatttgcaATTACTTTTTGTTTATTTTCACTGTGAAAAGACTTCTTTTTTAggggtgtagattttatttCTGATTAAATTTGAAAATCGATTAGATGCACAGCAGTTCCCATAAACAAGGAAGGATCAATAAGGGCCCGTGAGGAATTTTGAGAAAACAGCTGAGTGGTGGTTACTAAATCGGGGAAAAGTGGAACCTAAGGTACAACTCGACTGGCCAACCCATTGAATCTTCTCATTTCACATAAAACTTGTGTGCAATAAGTGATAAATAAGAAACAGATTTTGCTGCTACTTGCTCTGTACCTTGGTAGAATACATTTTCTGTTTCTGTTGATGTCTTAACAACACTACATTAAGCTACTTAGGCAAACTAGTTCTTTTGATCATAAGAACACGGGGTTTCCTTCCAATCCAATTACTTGTCCATGGTGGATCTCTAGACACAACTTGGTACCCAGCATTTGCGTACACTTTTCGAGCACCCAGGTCGTCTTCATAGGCTCGAAGGGCAAGAAACTCAAAACCCCACAAAATGGAAAGCATGTCACAAGCTTTCAGCAAAGCAGTTGCTATTTTCCTCCTCCTGTGCCAACAAACACTTTTCATTAATATACACTTCATAGCAACACAAGGAATATCATTGTGCTAATTATATGACTTTACTTAATCACCTGAAAGTTTTCGAGACGGCTATTCCTGATATGTAAAGGTACTCTTCCGCTTCAGCAGGGAGATGCTGAAGTACATCTTGGTCTCTTAACACAGTGACATCTGTGACACCTACAAGGTGTGGTGAATCTAGATCGTTTTTGGCTGGCTCAGCCACCAAACAAGCATACCTAGTTAACAGCATAACTGAGTGGCTAACATTTCTCAGAGGGATGTGAATTTGGGGACAAAAACCCTTCTAAATAATCGTGAGCAAATATAAGGGATTAtgacattttaaatttaatCAGTGGTAGATTTTTTCTTTAGCTTATATACAAACATAATTTTGTGGATTTTTTATCTGCAGACTTGCAATGATCAATTGCCTAGTTTTCGATCTGGATACTCTTAGCATTAAGAAGCCAGTCACATGACTAATTGGTGCACTATCTTTGTGGTTGCATATGTACAGTCATTTTGTGCAGCGAATTTGGATCCTCCCATGTCACAAGGTACGGTTAGATCAAACTTCTGTATCTATCTTTATATTCGTAAATATTTACATGATCCCACTTATTTGATATTTAAGAAGGGACTGTTAGATATAGAATTTTAACATGACAAAATCAAGTAAATTTCAACATGAGGGGATTCTTTTTCCCAATTCAGTGGTTGCATATGTATTGTCACATGTAATGCTGCATCTTAagtatattttttccttttaaaagAATTGAAGTTCACAAATTTTGTATTGATAATATAGGTAAGCTTGTTTAGCATTAGCTAGAAAAGATTTACCTATTGGGAGGTGAATTTTTAAGCTTGTAAAGGAGCCCTGCAAGCACTTCCGCCTATTTGGATACAGAACAAAATATTACAAATCAAAAGCACGCAGATTAGTCATATAAAACTGACTTTCTATACCAGATCTTACTAAAGTTTTACATAAAAGATTAACATGGTAAATAGTTATAACTAAGTGGTTTCACGGATCATAATAAGTAGACGTTATTAAGTGGATTAAGTAGGATGAAATGTGACCCTTCTAAACTTGTTTGGAACTATATTCTTCCTTAAGTTCATCTATGGACTATACGTATATTGGTTTTAACAAAGCTTGAAGAAAATGAACTTAGAAATGAAGGTATTTCTTTGATTGACAGAACCTGAAAGAATTGGAAGAACAAATCATTGAAAAGAGCCACAGGAATGTGGAATGCTTCCGCCTGAACTTGAGCAGCTTGCCTCGTCTCATCTTTGTTCTCAATGAGTCTCCTTACCATCCACCCATATTCGCACACCAAATACTCCACCTGCTGCTCAAGCTTTCCACCATCACTCTCAATCTGCAATCCCACATTCTGATCAGCATAAGATAATTGTGAACTACTTGTGCTGCTGCTGCAACATTGCAACACCAAACCTTTCCTCCCACATCCTCTGCTTTTCCTTCTCACTCTGCTGCAACATGCATTTCTGGTTCTGGGTTCTGTTCTTACACCATACGTGAAGTTTGGGCAGATGAGTTTATCTGAAGTGGTGGGGTTGCTTGCTAGTAAATGAGCCATTCACACCATATGCAGAAAACTAAACAGCTAAAGGTGAGGCTACATTACATAGCTTTCTTCGAATATGGTTTCAATTGAAATCACAAAATTAAATCTAGAGGATTTGGAGTGGGACCAGTTGGTATTTGTGTGGCCTCTCTTACTTGTTGTGTTATTGTGGCTGCCAATTCTATATAGATCGAATAGCCACGTGCTGTCATTTCAGCCAAGGAAACTATTTATTAATCACTTATGAAGAGAAGCTATAAAGTGTGATTTCTGAAACTACGGTGCTTTAGATGGTGTGTCATTGTCACTACCAATCTAAAAATGCTATTGAGTATGCCGTGCTCTTCAATTCTAATTCCGATGCACCCTATCTTCAGAAACCTCACTAATGGTTACACAAATCATATTCAACAGCCTACCATTACCAacataataaaaattgtttgacCTCAAGTTCGTTCACAAAAATATCAATTTGCCTTTAACAATAGTGCACTATTTCATCTACTTTCATACGTAACATTCACGACAACAACTCTCATAATTAAGGAAGCATCAGCTCAGATATAAATATATAGTGACGTTGAATTGCTTTACGCATGTATCACTTGGACTAAATGCAAAATATCAAACTATTTGAAGTCTAGTGTTTAGTTACTTTGTTATCTTAATATCTAGAAAAAAATGGGTAAGGGGTGAATGTTTAACACATTAACTAATATTAACAACTACTAGTGTGAAGAaacatttataaaaaatttaagcgGGAGGAGGCGAAAACAACATTTaagtatttattttattaaggaaattttttcttttggttggTGACCGGCTTGGATCTACCTAGGTCCACCCATGTTTGATTAAGGATGGTAAACTCAAGACAAGACAATTGTTGAGTCTAATAAGTTTGCTTTATGCAAAGCTGAAGATACTTGGACTAATGGTCATG
This portion of the Lotus japonicus ecotype B-129 chromosome 3, LjGifu_v1.2 genome encodes:
- the LOC130747998 gene encoding GCN5-related N-acetyltransferase 10, chloroplastic, with translation MAHLLASNPTTSDKLICPNFTYGVRTEPRTRNACCSRVRRKSRGCGRKGLVLQCCSSSTSSSQLSYADQNVGLQIESDGGKLEQQVEYLVCEYGWMVRRLIENKDETRQAAQVQAEAFHIPVALFNDLFFQFFQAEVLAGLLYKLKNSPPNRYACLVAEPAKNDLDSPHLVGVTDVTVLRDQDVLQHLPAEAEEYLYISGIAVSKTFRRRKIATALLKACDMLSILWGFEFLALRAYEDDLGARKVYANAGYQVVSRDPPWTSNWIGRKPRVLMIKRTSLPK
- the LOC130747997 gene encoding chloroplast envelope quinone oxidoreductase homolog → MAGKMMHAVQYDAYGGGAAGLKHVEVPVPSPKKNEVLLRLEAASINPVDWKIQKGVLRPLFLPRSFPHIPCTDVAGEVAEVGPQVKDFKVGDKVIAKLSTQYGGGLAEFAVASETLTAARPSQVSPAEAAGLPIAGLTARDALTQIAGVKLHETGQPKNILVTAASGGVGSYAVQLAKLGNNHVTATCGARNIDFVKGLGADEVLDYKTPEGAALRSPSGRKYDAVIHCTTGIPWSTFDPILTERGVVVDLTPNGSSFMTFALKKLTFSKKQLVPFFVTVKREGLEYLTQLVKDGKLKTIIDSKFPLSKAEDAWAKSIDGHATGKIIVEP